A single Micromonospora sp. CCTCC AA 2012012 DNA region contains:
- a CDS encoding NAD(+) diphosphatase, translating to MTASTGPAGPTGGGFVPGADGSVPPAPTDLALAVAGRKLLTGPDGAFPRVGDLPPGLDRVPVGTLDGVPAWAVEVTDAEELPGRWRSWRGLAAELPEPLATLAGRALAVVTWRRTHRWCGACRTELTDVPGETARRCPGCDLYVPMPLSAAVLVAITRPRPDRVDELLLVRHTYGPTELWALVAGFVEAGESLEAAARREVGEEVGLTIGPPAYFGSQPWAMSGPGTLLAGFTAVVTDPDAEPVVDGRELAQARWFPLDALPAELPPAYSISRWLIDAVAAPR from the coding sequence GTGACCGCGTCGACGGGTCCCGCCGGCCCGACCGGAGGCGGCTTCGTGCCGGGGGCCGACGGCAGCGTCCCGCCGGCACCCACCGACCTCGCCCTGGCGGTCGCCGGCCGCAAGCTGCTCACCGGCCCCGACGGGGCGTTCCCCCGGGTCGGCGACCTGCCACCCGGCCTCGACCGGGTGCCGGTGGGGACGCTGGACGGCGTACCGGCCTGGGCCGTCGAGGTGACCGACGCCGAGGAGCTGCCCGGCCGGTGGCGGAGCTGGCGCGGGCTCGCCGCCGAGCTGCCCGAACCCCTCGCCACGCTCGCCGGACGGGCGCTGGCCGTGGTGACCTGGCGGCGTACCCACCGGTGGTGCGGAGCCTGCCGGACCGAACTGACCGACGTGCCCGGCGAGACCGCCCGGCGCTGCCCCGGCTGCGACCTGTACGTGCCGATGCCGCTCTCCGCCGCCGTCCTCGTGGCGATCACCCGACCCCGCCCCGACCGGGTCGACGAGCTGCTGCTGGTCCGGCACACGTACGGCCCGACGGAGCTCTGGGCACTGGTCGCCGGCTTCGTCGAGGCGGGCGAGTCGCTGGAGGCGGCCGCCCGGCGGGAGGTCGGCGAGGAGGTGGGCCTGACGATCGGGCCGCCCGCCTACTTCGGCAGCCAGCCCTGGGCGATGTCCGGCCCGGGGACGCTGCTGGCCGGCTTCACCGCCGTGGTCACCGACCCGGACGCCGAACCGGTGGTCGACGGCCGGGAGCTGGCGCAGGCCCGCTGGTTCCCGCTCGACGCGCTGCCGGCGGAGCTGCCGCCCGCGTACTCGATCTCGCGCTGGCTGATCGACGCCGTCGCCGCCCCGCGCTGA
- the mgtA gene encoding magnesium-translocating P-type ATPase: MRGAGAVRDEGWLPVTEAGTLPVDRVLAALDSGPAGLTGEEVLRRRARLGPNAVRTHRVSALAVLVRQFRSALLGLLLAAATVSYFVGERTDALVIGVILAVSVGFGFGNEYRAERAGAALHDRVRHTAPVIRAGRTGEVDVVDLVPGDLVRLDLGMVVPADLRLTAANRLECDESVLTGESAAVAKDPAPVPAGTPLDDLASCALMGTVVRAGSGVGVVVATAGHTAFGRIAVGLGERQGETEFQRGLRRFSLMLARVAGVLTGVIFVINLVLHRPVIDAVLFSLAIAVGITPQLLPAIVTASLAAGTRSLARRRVLVKRLVCVEDLGNVEVLFTDKTGTLTDGRLSLAETLGPDGRPSDAPLLAGLLANEATTEADGNPMDRALWAAPGVAAQPVAAYRRVALLPFDHQRRRVSVLVDGPDGRTLVTKGAAEEVLALCHDVPDAARAVLDERLAGGGRVVAVAGRPAPGATTLEPDDERDLSFGGLLVFLDPPKADARAALDRLAGLGVTVKVITGDHPAVAVRVCQQLGLPVSGVLTGADLAGLDDAGLAAAIGRTSVFARVSPEDKARLVRAQRAAGRDVAFLGDGVNDALALHAADIGISVDTGTDVARDAADVLLLEKDLDVLADGVTEGRRIFANTIKYVLMGTSSNFGNMFSAAGASAFLPFLPMLPSQILLNNLIYDLSQVAIPTDRVDADQLARPAHWDLREIRRFMLTFGPLSSLFDFLTFALLLSVLHAGPVEFRTGWFVESLATQTLVVFAIRTHTSPFWRSRPSRPLLVAAFAAVAVAWLIPYLPVAGPLGFHPLPVGFLAVLVGLVLAYLALVEVTKRALFASSDLLRPSRRPPEAVHRRRTHRRAARFSTR, translated from the coding sequence GTGCGCGGAGCCGGGGCGGTACGCGACGAGGGCTGGCTGCCGGTCACCGAGGCCGGGACGCTCCCCGTCGACCGGGTGCTCGCGGCCCTCGACAGCGGTCCCGCCGGCCTCACCGGCGAGGAGGTGCTCCGGCGCCGGGCCCGGCTCGGGCCGAACGCCGTCCGGACCCACCGGGTCTCCGCCCTCGCCGTGCTGGTCCGGCAGTTCCGCTCCGCGCTGCTGGGTCTGCTGCTGGCCGCCGCGACCGTCTCCTACTTCGTCGGCGAACGCACCGACGCCCTGGTCATCGGGGTGATCCTGGCGGTCAGCGTCGGCTTCGGCTTCGGCAACGAATACCGGGCCGAGCGGGCCGGCGCGGCGCTGCACGACCGGGTACGCCACACCGCGCCGGTGATCCGGGCCGGCCGGACCGGGGAGGTCGACGTCGTCGACCTCGTCCCCGGCGACCTGGTCCGGCTCGACCTGGGCATGGTGGTCCCGGCCGACCTGCGGCTGACCGCGGCGAACCGGCTGGAGTGCGACGAGTCGGTGCTCACCGGCGAGTCGGCGGCGGTGGCCAAGGACCCGGCCCCGGTGCCGGCCGGTACGCCCCTGGACGACCTCGCCTCCTGCGCGCTGATGGGGACCGTGGTCCGGGCCGGGTCCGGCGTCGGGGTGGTGGTGGCGACCGCCGGGCACACCGCGTTCGGGCGGATCGCGGTGGGGCTGGGCGAGCGGCAGGGCGAGACGGAGTTCCAGCGGGGGCTGCGCCGCTTCTCGCTGATGCTGGCCCGGGTGGCGGGCGTCCTGACCGGAGTGATCTTCGTGATCAACCTGGTGCTGCACCGGCCGGTGATCGACGCGGTGCTGTTCAGCCTGGCCATCGCGGTGGGCATCACCCCGCAACTGCTCCCCGCCATCGTCACCGCCAGCCTGGCGGCGGGCACCCGCAGCCTCGCCCGGCGGCGGGTGCTGGTGAAGCGGCTGGTCTGCGTGGAGGACCTGGGCAACGTCGAGGTGCTCTTCACCGACAAGACCGGCACGCTGACCGACGGCCGGCTCAGCCTCGCCGAGACGCTCGGCCCGGACGGACGCCCCTCGGACGCGCCACTGCTGGCCGGGCTGCTCGCCAACGAGGCGACCACCGAGGCCGACGGCAACCCGATGGACCGGGCGCTGTGGGCGGCACCCGGCGTGGCGGCGCAGCCGGTGGCCGCGTACCGGCGGGTGGCGTTGCTCCCCTTCGACCACCAGCGCCGCCGGGTGAGCGTGCTGGTCGACGGGCCGGACGGGCGGACCCTGGTCACCAAGGGCGCGGCCGAGGAGGTGCTGGCGCTCTGCCACGACGTACCCGATGCGGCGCGGGCGGTGCTGGACGAGCGACTGGCCGGCGGCGGCCGGGTGGTCGCGGTGGCCGGCCGCCCCGCTCCCGGGGCGACCACGCTGGAGCCGGACGACGAACGGGACCTCTCCTTCGGCGGCCTGCTGGTCTTCCTCGACCCACCGAAGGCGGACGCCCGGGCGGCCCTCGACCGGCTCGCCGGCCTCGGCGTCACGGTCAAGGTGATCACCGGCGACCATCCGGCGGTGGCGGTCCGGGTCTGCCAACAGCTCGGCCTTCCGGTGAGCGGGGTGCTGACCGGCGCGGACCTGGCCGGGCTGGACGACGCCGGACTGGCCGCCGCGATCGGCCGGACCAGCGTCTTCGCCCGGGTCTCGCCCGAGGACAAGGCCCGGCTGGTACGCGCCCAGCGCGCCGCCGGGCGGGACGTGGCGTTCCTCGGCGACGGGGTGAACGACGCCCTCGCCCTGCACGCCGCCGACATCGGCATCTCGGTGGACACCGGCACCGACGTGGCCCGGGACGCGGCCGACGTGCTGCTGCTGGAGAAGGACCTCGACGTGCTCGCCGACGGGGTCACCGAGGGACGGCGGATCTTCGCCAACACCATCAAGTACGTGCTGATGGGCACGTCCAGCAACTTCGGCAACATGTTCAGCGCCGCCGGGGCGTCGGCGTTCCTGCCGTTCCTGCCGATGCTGCCGTCGCAGATCCTGCTCAACAACCTGATCTACGACCTCAGTCAGGTCGCCATCCCCACCGACCGGGTCGACGCCGACCAGCTCGCCCGGCCGGCGCACTGGGACCTGCGGGAGATCCGCCGGTTCATGCTGACCTTCGGGCCGCTCTCCTCGCTCTTCGACTTCCTCACCTTCGCGCTGCTGCTCAGCGTGCTGCACGCCGGCCCGGTGGAGTTCCGCACCGGCTGGTTCGTCGAGTCGCTGGCCACCCAGACCCTGGTGGTCTTCGCCATCCGCACCCACACCAGCCCGTTCTGGCGCAGCCGGCCCAGCCGTCCGCTGCTCGTCGCGGCGTTCGCCGCGGTGGCGGTGGCCTGGCTGATCCCCTACCTGCCGGTGGCCGGGCCGCTCGGGTTCCACCCGCTGCCGGTGGGTTTCCTGGCCGTGCTGGTCGGGCTGGTGCTGGCGTACCTGGCGCTGGTGGAGGTCACCAAGCGGGCCCTGTTCGCCTCGTCGGACCTGCTGCGCCCCAGCCGCCGCCCACCGGAGGCGGTGCACCGCCGCCGTACGCACCGGCGGGCCGCCCGCTTCAGCACCCGCTGA
- a CDS encoding DUF885 domain-containing protein → MEEFVPLAERIVEAVLESRPGLATSVGDHRYDDRLPDLSADAVAADQAMLRDAADALSEIDPDSLDVAERVDHALLSSLVDRGLFESTEIRSHEWDPLRHNPGPLLHALLARPYAPVAERLTHLAGRLSAVPDALATARATLRDMPRIHAETAVGQFTGAAALIRDEVPRLLAEAPALHDRVEPAAVAAIAALEEFVAWLGSGLAADAGPGRDPRLGRRRWEARLWHTLDTELGAAEVQRRAWANLERVTDEIRAAAVELVGGPADDETVRRALDMLAAEHPDNHSIVDLASVTLDEASDFVRAHDLISLVEDPCVIQEMPEFARGVAVAYCDSPGPLETANLPTFYCIAPTPTEWPAQRVESFYREYNDHMVRNLTVHEAMPGHFLQLAHARRYEGPTRVRALTESGVFIEGWAVYTEELMAGLGFGGLPVRLQQLKMQLRMTINALLDQLVHCEDMSEAEAMALMTERGFQEEGEAAGKWRRALLTSTQLSTYFVGYSEMADIAAARPAEVSLRDWHDAMLAHDCPPPRHLRTLLGV, encoded by the coding sequence ATGGAAGAGTTCGTGCCGCTTGCGGAGCGGATCGTCGAGGCGGTGTTGGAGAGTCGGCCGGGACTGGCCACCTCGGTCGGTGACCACCGGTACGACGATCGGCTGCCGGATCTCTCCGCCGACGCGGTCGCTGCCGACCAGGCGATGCTGCGGGACGCGGCGGACGCGCTCTCCGAGATCGACCCGGACTCGCTCGACGTGGCGGAACGCGTCGACCACGCGCTGCTCAGCTCCCTGGTGGACCGGGGGCTGTTCGAGTCGACGGAGATCCGCTCGCACGAGTGGGACCCGCTGCGGCACAACCCCGGCCCGCTGCTGCACGCCCTGCTCGCCCGCCCGTACGCCCCGGTCGCGGAGCGGCTCACCCACCTCGCCGGGCGGCTGTCGGCCGTACCGGATGCGCTGGCGACCGCGCGCGCGACGCTGCGCGACATGCCGCGGATCCACGCCGAGACGGCGGTCGGGCAGTTCACCGGCGCGGCGGCGCTGATCCGCGACGAGGTGCCCCGGCTGCTGGCCGAGGCGCCCGCGCTGCACGACCGGGTGGAACCGGCGGCGGTCGCGGCGATCGCCGCGCTGGAGGAGTTCGTCGCCTGGCTGGGGTCGGGGCTGGCGGCCGACGCCGGGCCGGGGCGCGACCCCCGGCTGGGCCGGCGGCGCTGGGAGGCGCGTCTCTGGCACACCCTCGACACCGAGCTGGGCGCCGCCGAGGTGCAGCGCCGCGCCTGGGCCAACCTGGAGCGGGTCACCGACGAGATCCGCGCCGCGGCCGTCGAGCTGGTCGGCGGCCCGGCCGACGACGAGACGGTACGCCGGGCGCTGGACATGCTCGCCGCCGAACACCCCGACAACCACTCCATCGTGGACCTCGCCTCGGTCACCCTCGACGAGGCCAGCGACTTCGTCCGGGCGCACGACCTGATCAGCCTGGTCGAGGACCCGTGCGTGATCCAGGAGATGCCGGAGTTCGCCCGGGGCGTCGCGGTCGCCTACTGCGACTCGCCCGGCCCGCTGGAGACGGCGAACCTGCCCACGTTCTACTGCATCGCGCCCACCCCGACGGAGTGGCCCGCGCAGCGGGTCGAGTCGTTCTACCGCGAGTACAACGACCACATGGTCCGCAACCTGACCGTGCACGAGGCGATGCCCGGTCACTTCCTCCAGCTCGCCCACGCCCGCCGCTACGAGGGCCCCACCCGGGTCCGCGCGCTCACCGAGTCCGGGGTGTTCATCGAGGGCTGGGCGGTCTACACCGAGGAGCTGATGGCGGGGCTCGGCTTCGGCGGCCTGCCGGTGCGGTTGCAGCAGCTCAAGATGCAGCTCCGGATGACCATCAACGCGCTGCTCGACCAGCTCGTGCACTGCGAGGACATGTCCGAGGCCGAGGCGATGGCGCTGATGACCGAGCGCGGCTTCCAGGAAGAGGGCGAGGCGGCCGGCAAGTGGCGGCGTGCGCTGCTCACCTCCACGCAGCTCTCCACCTACTTCGTCGGCTACAGCGAGATGGCCGACATCGCCGCGGCCCGACCCGCCGAGGTGTCGCTACGCGACTGGCACGACGCGATGCTCGCCCACGACTGCCCCCCGCCCCGCCACCTGCGCACCCTGCTGGGGGTCTGA